One window from the genome of Eucalyptus grandis isolate ANBG69807.140 chromosome 7, ASM1654582v1, whole genome shotgun sequence encodes:
- the LOC104417875 gene encoding LOW QUALITY PROTEIN: glycine--tRNA ligase, mitochondrial 1 (The sequence of the model RefSeq protein was modified relative to this genomic sequence to represent the inferred CDS: inserted 2 bases in 1 codon), with protein MEVDEGLLQLIPHRFKVWIRHGPNDIREGPLDGFDGPAVDDEYVEHPDPVVDANVIANIEANQLTEDEQEPKVEEVADQLDIDIRNGVVVDLDLKQYNTARLVKLPLALFFSMSRLFSLPPSPASPALDRSEDALQKALDHKQASGAPKPEIGAVNAVPNDLEIDEASIERQVQDGVSGAGDVPLTREAERLRDALLKALAHKQASRAPKPEIGAANAVLNDLEIDEASIERQVQDGVSGAGDXSPTREAERVRVINTPGSRRFYLPSSDFDHFGVNSNVFTFWREHFRLEEDMFPQVCFLTEYPLKAWDVVESFGDLLVKDVKTGACYRADDVLEDFCTEELQKDLGIKKAAELKHVLATLRSGDLSVHEVDAEIKEYGVTAPHTKNPLSEPYTSIGTLLIPERKSPKTALGILRTVKCFKALLRCNNFKLPFSVEQLGKGVCHEVPHHGLGFYRFRKFILAEIEHFVDPEDKSHPKFSRVADLELFMLSREQQISGQAAIKTRLGEAVSKGTVNNETLGYFIGRVYLFLTHLGIDKDRLRFRQRLANEMALCGADCWDAEIECSYGWIECVLTSDGSTYEFQSFTKKCGAAFVASKKVAEPREVEKLVIVPNKKELGLAFRGNQKMVVEVLEAMGEEEALRLKAALEAKGEAEFLVCTMGKSVIIKDNMVNISKQKMKEDRRVFTPSVIGSSFGMGRIIYCLFEHSFYTRPSKAGDEQLNVLRFPPFVAPIKCTILPLIQKPEYESVAQLISKSLTGIYRTDARVPHKIDIGIPTWKRDTRFVTGNTIGKRHAVCDEYGVPFTITVDSQVDVTIRERDSRDQVRVGVGEVVSIVKELIDGRRTWSDVRMMYGGVSASAEENE; from the exons atggag gtcgatgagggcctacttCAGTTgatacctcatcgattcaaagTGTGGATCCGTCACGGTCCCAACGATATTCGGGAGGGACCCTTGGATGGCTTTGACGGACCTGCCGTCGATGATGAGTATGTGGAGCATCCCGATCCTGTCGTGGATGCCAATGTTATAGCTAACATCGAGGCGAACCAGTTAACCGAGGATGAGCAAGAGCCCAAAGTTGAGGAGGTAGCTGACCAGCTAGACATCGACATTCGTAATGGTGTCGTAGTGGACCTGGATCTCAA GCAGTACAACACG GCTCGCCTCGTCAAACTTCCCTTGGCGCTCTTTTTCTCCATGTCGcgccttttctctctccctccttccccgGCCTCTCCCGCGTTGGACCGCTCCGAGGACGCGCTCCAGAAGGCCCTCGACCACAAGCAGGCCAGTGGGGCGCCGAAGCCGGAGATCGGCGCCGTCAACGCGGTTCCGAACGACCTCGAGATCGATGAGGCCAGCATCGAGAGGCAGGTCCAAGACGGCGTGTCCGGCGCCGGCGACGTCCCCCTCACGAGGGAGGCGGAACGTCTGCGGGACGCGCTCCTGAAGGCCCTCGCCCACAAGCAGGCCAGCAGGGCGCCGAAGCCGGAGATCGGCGCCGCCAACGCGGTTCTGAACGACCTCGAGATCGATGAGGCCAGCATCGAGAGGCAGGTCCAAGACGGCGTGTCCGGCGCCGGCGA GTCCCCCACGAGGGAGGCGGAACGTGTGCGGGTCATCAACACGCCGGGGAGCCGCCGGTTCTACCTTCCCTCGTCCGACTTTGACCACTTCGGAGTCAATTCCAACGTCTTCACCTTCTGGCGTGAG caTTTTCGTCTCGAGGAGGACATGTTCCCTCAAGTCTGTTTCCTCACGGAGTATCCCCTTAAAGCGTGGGACGTCGTGGAGAGTTTTGGCGACCTTCTGGTGAAGGATGTGAAAACTGGGGCTTGCTATCGAGCTGACGATGTGCTTGAAGATTTTTGTACTGAGGAGCTCCAAAAGGATTTGGGCATTAAGAAGGCTGCCGAACTCAAGCATGTACTTGCAACTTTGAGATCGGGTGATCTCAGTGTTCATGAAGTGGATGCCGAGATAAAAGAATATGGTGTCACGGCTCCACACACCAAAAATCCTCTCTCTGAGCCCTATACGTCCATTGGTACTTTGCTTATCCCTGA GCGCAAGTCACCTAAAACTGCACTAGGCATTCTTCGTACTGTCAAATGTTTCAAAGCCCTCCTTCGATGTAACAACTTTAAACTCCCCTTTTCTGTTGAGCAGCTTGGGAAGGGTGTGTGTCATGAG GTTCCTCACCATGGCCTAGGTTTTTATAGATTTCGTAAGTTCATTCTTGCTGAGATCGAGCATTTTGTCGATCCCGAAGATAAATCCCATCCAAAGTTTTCTCGAGTTGCAGATCTGGAATTGTTTATGCTCTCCAGGGAACAACAAATTTCTGGCCAAGCAGCTATTAAAACTCGGCTTGGCGAAGCAGTTTCAAAG GGAACTGTTAACAATGAGACTCTCGGCTACTTCATTGGGAGAGTATATCTTTTTTTAACTCACCTCGGGATAGACAAGGATCGCTTGCGGTTTAGGCAGCGTCTTGCAAACGAAATGGCTCTCTGTGGAGCAGATTGTTGGGATGCTGAAATTGAGTGTTCCTATGGTTGGATTGAGTGTGTTCTTACTTCAGATGGGTCAACATATGAGTTCCAATCATTTACG AAGAAATGTGGAGCGGCTTTTGTTGCCAGTAAAAAAGTTGCTGAACCTAGAGAAGTGGAG AAACTGGTAATTGTTCCAAACAAGAAGGAACTAGGTCTTGCCTTTAGGGGAAACCAAAAGATGGTGGTTGAAGTTTTGGAG GCAATGGGTGAAGAGGAAGCTTTGCGGTTGAAGGCTGCTTTAGAAGCCAAAGGAGAGGCAGAATTTCTGGTATGCACGATGGGGAAGAGTGTAATAATCAAGGATAACATGGTCAATATTTCGAAGCAGAAGATGAAGGAAGATCGGAGGGTTTTTACGCCGTCTGTTATTGGATCGTCTTTTGGCATGGGACGCATAATATACTGCCTATTTGAGCATTCTTTCTATACAAGGCCCAGCAAAGCAGGAGATGAACAACTAAATGTGTTGCGCTTCCCTCCATTTGTAGCACCTATCAAATGTACCATTTTGCCATTGATACAGAAGCCAGAGTATGAGTCAGTTGCTCAACTGATTAGCAAATCACTGACTGGCATATACCGGACTGATGCTCGTGTTCCGCATAAGATTGACATAG GCATCCCCACATGGAAAAGAGATACGAGATTCGTTACAGGCAACACCATAGGGAAGAGACATGCGGTTTGCGATGAGTATGGTGTGCCTTTCACGATCACTGTCGATTCTCAAGTTGATGTGACCATACGAGAGAGGGACAGCAGGGATCAGGTTCGAGTAGGAGTGGGGGAAGTGGTCTCAATTGTGAAGGAATTGATTGATGGGCGCAGGACCTGGTCCGATGTACGGATGATGTACGGTGGAGTTTCCGCATCTGCCGAAGAAAATGAATAG